A single region of the Candidatus Melainabacteria bacterium RIFOXYA2_FULL_32_9 genome encodes:
- a CDS encoding 3-isopropylmalate dehydratase large subunit, with protein sequence MTITEKILADHASLDKVSPGDLITAKVDITLANDITGPVAIEEFKKIGVDKVFDSERVVFVPDHFTPNKDIKSAQNAKMIREFAKEQNLKHYFEIGRLGIEHTLLPDNGIVGSGDLVIGADSHTCTYGAIGAFSTGVGSTDLACAMASGETWFKVPETIKVVYNGKLNKWVGGKDLILHLIGDIGVDGALYKSLEITGSTIENLPIDDRFTICNMAIEAGAKNGIIPPDKITEEYVKNRTLRPYKFYKSDNNAEYSRVIEYNVEEIEPLVAFPHLPENTKPISQVGNIKIDQAVIGSCTNGRLSDLKIAADILKGRKIHPDVRLIVLPGTQEIYLEAMKLGYVEIFINAGAAFSTPTCGPCLGGHMGILAAGERAISTTNRNFVGRMGHVNSEVYLSNPAIAAASAVLGRIASPEEL encoded by the coding sequence ATGACAATTACAGAAAAAATCCTGGCTGATCATGCCAGTCTGGATAAAGTATCACCAGGAGATTTAATCACGGCAAAAGTTGATATAACACTAGCAAATGATATTACAGGGCCTGTTGCTATAGAAGAATTCAAAAAAATCGGTGTAGATAAAGTTTTTGATTCTGAAAGAGTTGTTTTTGTTCCTGATCATTTTACTCCTAATAAAGATATAAAATCAGCGCAAAATGCAAAGATGATAAGGGAATTTGCAAAAGAGCAAAACTTAAAACATTATTTTGAAATTGGAAGACTCGGTATAGAACATACGTTACTTCCTGATAATGGAATAGTAGGATCTGGAGATTTAGTAATAGGTGCTGATAGTCATACTTGTACATATGGTGCTATTGGAGCATTTTCAACAGGGGTTGGTTCTACTGATCTTGCTTGTGCTATGGCTTCAGGTGAAACATGGTTTAAAGTGCCTGAAACAATCAAAGTTGTATATAACGGCAAATTAAATAAATGGGTTGGTGGTAAAGACCTTATTTTACATTTAATTGGAGATATCGGTGTTGACGGAGCTCTTTATAAATCTCTTGAAATTACCGGTTCAACCATTGAGAATTTACCAATAGATGACAGATTTACTATTTGTAATATGGCTATTGAAGCTGGTGCAAAAAATGGAATTATTCCACCGGATAAAATTACTGAAGAATATGTAAAAAACAGAACTTTAAGACCGTATAAATTCTATAAAAGTGATAATAATGCAGAATATTCAAGAGTTATTGAATATAATGTAGAAGAAATTGAGCCACTAGTAGCATTTCCACATTTACCAGAAAACACAAAACCAATTTCTCAAGTTGGAAATATTAAAATAGATCAGGCTGTTATTGGAAGCTGCACAAATGGAAGGCTTTCAGACTTAAAAATAGCAGCAGATATTTTAAAAGGAAGAAAAATTCATCCTGATGTAAGATTAATAGTTCTCCCAGGTACCCAGGAGATTTATCTTGAAGCTATGAAGCTTGGTTATGTAGAAATTTTCATTAATGCCGGTGCTGCATTTAGTACACCTACTTGTGGCCCTTGTTTAGGTGGGCATATGGGAATTTTAGCTGCCGGAGAAAGAGCTATTTCTACCACAAACAGAAACTTTGTTGGAAGAATGGGTCATGTAAATTCTGAAGTCTATCTTTCTAATCCCGCTATAGCAGCAGCTAGTGCAGTTCTTGGAAGAATAGCTTCACCAGAAGAATTATAA